A DNA window from Aminipila luticellarii contains the following coding sequences:
- the rseP gene encoding RIP metalloprotease RseP: MTIIYALIMFCILVLVHEGGHFIAAKSVGVKVNEFSIGMGPLLFKKVKGDTQYSIRLFPIGGFCAMEGEDDESDDEHSFGKQPTWAKAIVMAAGSFMNVVLAIVILACIVFYIGIPTTTVDGFSDVSPAKEAGLLAGDRIVSVQQHEIKDWTDITDVISAEKGENVTIGVERGGQDVSFTVDLVKEEGTGRKIVGILPEVSRNPFTALAKGAESTWVMTVKMVEVIGQLVTGQVSTKELTGPIGITVAVSDSVRYGFIYVANLAALISLNLAIVNMLPFPALDGGRLVFLIIRKVTGKAITDDVEAKVHFVGIMLLFALMIYVTWQDIGRFILK, encoded by the coding sequence ATGACGATTATTTATGCATTGATTATGTTCTGCATATTAGTACTGGTACATGAAGGCGGACATTTTATCGCAGCCAAATCGGTAGGCGTTAAAGTAAACGAGTTTTCCATCGGGATGGGGCCGCTTCTGTTCAAAAAAGTCAAGGGAGATACGCAGTATTCCATTCGGCTCTTTCCTATAGGCGGATTTTGTGCCATGGAAGGAGAAGACGATGAATCCGATGACGAACACTCTTTTGGAAAACAGCCGACTTGGGCGAAGGCGATCGTTATGGCCGCCGGTTCTTTTATGAATGTAGTTCTGGCCATCGTCATACTGGCGTGTATCGTATTTTATATCGGTATACCCACCACGACCGTAGATGGATTCAGTGACGTCAGTCCAGCAAAGGAAGCCGGGCTTCTGGCAGGAGATCGGATCGTGAGCGTCCAGCAGCATGAAATAAAGGATTGGACAGATATAACCGATGTCATTTCGGCGGAGAAGGGCGAAAATGTAACCATTGGTGTAGAACGAGGAGGACAGGATGTAAGCTTTACCGTGGATTTGGTAAAGGAAGAAGGAACCGGCCGGAAAATTGTAGGAATCCTGCCGGAGGTTTCGAGAAATCCCTTTACGGCACTGGCCAAAGGGGCGGAATCCACTTGGGTGATGACCGTCAAAATGGTCGAGGTAATAGGGCAGCTGGTAACGGGGCAGGTCTCTACGAAAGAACTGACAGGCCCTATTGGTATCACGGTAGCCGTGAGCGATTCGGTTCGGTATGGGTTCATATATGTGGCCAATCTGGCAGCATTGATCAGCTTGAACCTGGCAATTGTAAATATGCTTCCGTTCCCGGCGCTGGATGGAGGACGTCTGGTATTTTTGATCATTCGTAAAGTAACGGGAAAGGCGATCACGGATGATGTGGAGGCAAAAGTTCATTTTGTAGGCATTATGCTGCTCTTTGCACTGATGATCTACGTAACTTGGCAGGACATCGGCCGGTTTATATTGAAGTAA
- a CDS encoding phosphatidate cytidylyltransferase produces the protein MKTRIISGLLMLPFAIVVFWGGKVLMLGCFAIGIMSVREFFNGFGAMGIRPAYKIAYVSTLALYGINLFTTEPRWYMLWFFGVVLASLLYLFKMEERKLEDGMATITGIFYTVFFSFHVTLVEQTGEYGLLVWLIFLTAFGTDIMAYFTGYFLGKHKLCPTISPKKTIEGSVGGILGSVILCGLFGYFLIPRLLMHCIILGILGGVVSQFGDLTASIFKRKMGIKDYGNLIPGHGGILDRFDSVLFTAPMVYYYIALVL, from the coding sequence GTGAAAACAAGAATCATATCGGGGCTGCTCATGCTGCCATTTGCTATCGTGGTATTTTGGGGCGGGAAGGTGCTTATGCTCGGGTGTTTTGCCATAGGTATCATGAGTGTCCGCGAGTTCTTTAACGGCTTTGGAGCCATGGGCATCAGACCGGCTTATAAGATTGCTTATGTCAGTACGTTAGCCCTATATGGAATAAATTTATTTACTACGGAACCCAGATGGTATATGCTGTGGTTTTTTGGAGTAGTTCTGGCAAGCCTTTTATATTTATTTAAAATGGAGGAAAGAAAGCTGGAAGACGGTATGGCCACCATTACCGGCATCTTCTATACAGTTTTTTTCTCATTTCACGTGACTTTAGTGGAGCAGACCGGAGAGTATGGCCTCTTGGTGTGGCTGATTTTCCTAACCGCCTTTGGAACAGACATCATGGCTTATTTTACAGGCTATTTCTTAGGAAAACACAAGCTATGTCCGACCATCAGCCCGAAGAAAACCATAGAAGGCTCGGTGGGAGGAATCTTGGGCAGCGTGATCCTATGCGGTCTATTCGGTTATTTTTTGATTCCAAGGCTTTTGATGCACTGTATCATTCTGGGAATCTTGGGAGGTGTGGTTTCGCAGTTCGGAGATTTGACCGCATCCATTTTTAAAAGAAAAATGGGCATTAAGGACTATGGCAATTTGATACCCGGACATGGCGGCATATTAGATCGGTTCGACAGTGTATTGTTCACAGCACCCATGGTATATTACTATATCGCGTTGGTTTTATAG
- a CDS encoding isoprenyl transferase translates to MLDMDRLPKHVAIVMDGNGRWAEKHRVPRMAGHNAGMKAMKEIVKRSSALGIEYLTVYAFSTENWKRSFEEVNGIFKLIVIYVDKELKELHKNNVKVKILGEYLKLPMDSVEQLNKALMTTENNTGLRFNIALNYGSRDEITRAAVLIGEKIKAGEMEPQDITEDTISRYLYTGKFFNDIPDPDLVIRTSGEKRLSNYLLWQSAYSEFVYTDVLWPDFSPEVYEMCIEEYQSRQRRFGGR, encoded by the coding sequence ATGTTAGATATGGATAGACTCCCAAAACATGTGGCTATCGTGATGGATGGGAATGGCCGGTGGGCTGAGAAGCATAGGGTACCCAGAATGGCCGGTCATAATGCGGGCATGAAAGCAATGAAGGAGATTGTAAAAAGATCCTCTGCTCTCGGTATAGAATATCTCACCGTTTATGCATTCTCTACGGAAAACTGGAAACGCTCCTTTGAAGAAGTAAACGGTATTTTTAAGCTGATTGTCATCTATGTGGATAAGGAGCTGAAAGAGCTTCATAAAAACAATGTAAAAGTGAAAATATTGGGAGAATATTTGAAATTACCCATGGACTCCGTGGAACAGTTAAATAAAGCTTTAATGACTACGGAAAACAATACGGGCCTGCGGTTCAATATTGCATTGAACTATGGCAGCCGGGATGAAATAACAAGGGCGGCTGTTTTAATAGGAGAGAAAATAAAGGCGGGAGAAATGGAGCCTCAGGACATTACAGAGGACACCATCAGCCGCTATTTATATACAGGGAAGTTTTTTAACGATATTCCTGATCCCGATTTAGTCATACGGACCAGCGGAGAAAAAAGACTGTCCAATTATTTGCTTTGGCAGAGTGCATACAGCGAATTTGTATATACGGATGTACTTTGGCCAGATTTTTCACCAGAAGTGTACGAAATGTGTATAGAAGAATACCAAAGCAGGCAAAGGCGCTTTGGCGGGAGGTAA
- the frr gene encoding ribosome recycling factor, producing MSMNVQEILEQKMTKTISVLKEELNTVRAGRANPSLLDKVAVDYYGSPTPLKNLANISAPEPRTLLIAPFDPKSIADIEKAINNANLGMAPSNDGKVVRLSIPQLTEERRKELSKSVKKYGEEAKVAVRNERRDANEELKKQEKAGEITEDDLKKQLDQIQKKTDKAVKDIDDVIAAKEREILEV from the coding sequence ATGAGTATGAATGTGCAGGAAATTCTTGAACAGAAAATGACCAAAACGATTTCTGTGTTAAAGGAAGAATTAAACACAGTGAGAGCAGGAAGAGCAAATCCGTCCTTATTGGATAAGGTCGCGGTGGATTATTACGGAAGCCCAACACCGCTTAAGAATTTAGCAAATATCTCTGCTCCGGAGCCAAGAACTTTATTGATTGCACCTTTTGATCCAAAATCCATTGCGGATATCGAAAAAGCTATTAATAATGCCAATCTGGGTATGGCACCCTCCAATGACGGAAAAGTAGTACGGCTGTCGATCCCGCAGCTGACAGAAGAAAGAAGAAAAGAGCTTTCCAAGTCGGTGAAGAAATATGGGGAAGAGGCGAAGGTCGCTGTGCGAAATGAGAGAAGAGATGCCAACGAAGAACTCAAGAAGCAGGAAAAGGCAGGCGAGATAACGGAAGACGATTTAAAGAAACAGCTGGATCAGATTCAGAAGAAAACAGATAAGGCGGTAAAGGACATTGATGATGTAATCGCTGCTAAGGAAAGAGAAATTTTAGAGGTATAA
- a CDS encoding acyl-CoA thioesterase, producing MKTYKAMHMVKMEDLNPHQTLYAGRAIEWMVEASFTAAALEYGDGSGVVYKNTHQFNFEKPVELGEIIGYYSTVVRAGRTSLTVRTALLSEETQELRAEGYVTFVTVKPHTHEKTEHNVQLDETRETFELAWRAKAELFFRSPQ from the coding sequence ATGAAAACATATAAAGCAATGCACATGGTTAAGATGGAAGATTTGAATCCTCATCAGACCTTATATGCCGGAAGGGCTATTGAATGGATGGTAGAGGCCTCTTTTACAGCGGCAGCCCTCGAATATGGGGATGGAAGCGGCGTTGTTTACAAAAATACGCACCAGTTCAATTTTGAGAAACCCGTTGAACTGGGAGAAATCATTGGATATTACAGCACCGTGGTACGAGCGGGAAGAACCAGTCTTACCGTAAGGACTGCACTCCTTTCAGAGGAGACGCAGGAGCTTCGGGCGGAAGGATATGTGACGTTTGTAACGGTAAAACCTCATACTCATGAAAAGACAGAGCATAACGTACAGTTAGATGAGACCAGGGAGACTTTCGAATTGGCCTGGAGAGCCAAGGCAGAGCTCTTTTTCCGCAGTCCCCAATAA
- the pyrH gene encoding UMP kinase: MEPKYKRVLIKVSGEALAGPDKFGISDEMLLGVAAQVKEIYDLGVQIAVVVGGGNFWRGRTGQSIDRATADYMGMLATTMNAMALQDAFEKQGLPVVLQTAIAMTQIAEPYNRKKAIKYLEENNVVIFGTGTGSPFFSTDTTSALRAAEIDADVILLAKSVDAVYSADPEKDPNAVKYERLTHKEVIEKQLGVMDITAATLCMENNIAIHVFGVAEKGNMLKAVNGEKIGTIVM, encoded by the coding sequence ATGGAGCCTAAATATAAAAGAGTTCTTATAAAAGTAAGCGGTGAGGCTCTTGCAGGACCGGATAAATTTGGTATATCGGATGAGATGCTGCTGGGCGTTGCCGCACAAGTGAAAGAAATTTATGATCTGGGCGTACAGATTGCTGTTGTAGTAGGAGGCGGAAACTTCTGGAGAGGCAGAACCGGTCAGAGCATAGACCGGGCAACAGCCGATTATATGGGAATGCTTGCAACGACTATGAATGCTATGGCACTTCAGGACGCTTTTGAAAAGCAGGGATTGCCTGTCGTTTTACAGACAGCTATCGCCATGACACAAATAGCCGAGCCTTACAACCGAAAAAAAGCCATTAAATATTTAGAAGAAAACAATGTCGTTATTTTTGGAACAGGTACCGGCAGCCCATTTTTTTCCACGGATACCACATCTGCTCTGAGAGCTGCTGAAATCGACGCAGACGTCATTCTTTTGGCAAAGAGCGTGGATGCCGTATATTCTGCCGATCCGGAAAAAGATCCGAATGCAGTGAAATATGAACGATTGACCCATAAAGAGGTGATTGAAAAACAGCTTGGCGTTATGGACATTACAGCGGCGACCCTGTGCATGGAAAACAATATTGCAATTCATGTATTTGGTGTGGCAGAAAAGGGAAACATGTTAAAAGCCGTAAATGGTGAAAAAATAGGCACGATTGTAATGTAA
- the ispG gene encoding flavodoxin-dependent (E)-4-hydroxy-3-methylbut-2-enyl-diphosphate synthase produces MRKRVRCGDVVIGGGAPVSIQSMTNVDTRDVKKVTEQIRKLEEAGCEIVRLAVPDRQAAEAFSQIKKSVKIPLVADIHFDYRLAIAAIENGADKVRINPGNIGSMERVRAVAEAAKERSIPIRVGVNSGSLEKDILERNGGVTAEGLAESALRNVRLLEQMDFDDLVISLKASDVRLNYEAHKLIAEKTDHPIHIGITESGTVNGGKLKSAIGIGSLLLAGIGDTMRVSLTGDPVKEVLFAKEILKSIGIRPSGINLVSCPTCGRTQVDLEHISLQIEEAVAKIEPRREAKGLPPITVAVMGCAVNGPGEAKEADFGVAGGDGKGLLFAKGEILKTVPEDKIVEELIKLIEVS; encoded by the coding sequence ATGAGGAAACGTGTAAGGTGCGGCGATGTGGTCATAGGCGGCGGTGCGCCCGTATCCATCCAGTCTATGACTAATGTGGATACCCGGGATGTAAAAAAAGTAACCGAACAGATCCGGAAGTTAGAAGAAGCCGGCTGTGAAATCGTCAGATTGGCTGTCCCCGACAGGCAAGCCGCAGAAGCCTTTTCGCAGATAAAAAAGAGCGTAAAAATTCCGCTGGTAGCCGATATACATTTTGACTACAGGCTTGCCATAGCGGCTATAGAAAACGGCGCGGATAAAGTGAGAATTAATCCAGGCAATATCGGAAGCATGGAACGAGTTCGAGCCGTAGCAGAAGCGGCAAAGGAACGAAGTATCCCTATCCGTGTAGGCGTCAATTCGGGTTCTTTGGAAAAGGATATTTTAGAGAGGAACGGCGGTGTTACAGCGGAAGGTTTGGCAGAAAGTGCTTTGCGCAATGTCAGGTTACTGGAGCAAATGGATTTTGATGACCTTGTTATTTCATTGAAGGCGTCGGACGTCCGCCTGAACTATGAAGCACATAAATTGATTGCTGAAAAGACAGATCATCCGATTCATATCGGCATAACCGAATCCGGAACCGTCAACGGCGGGAAATTAAAATCAGCCATCGGCATCGGAAGTCTTTTACTGGCAGGCATCGGAGACACCATGCGGGTTTCTCTGACCGGAGATCCGGTCAAGGAAGTTCTGTTTGCAAAGGAAATATTAAAATCCATCGGTATAAGGCCTTCCGGTATCAATCTGGTATCCTGTCCTACCTGCGGAAGAACCCAGGTGGATCTGGAGCACATTTCACTTCAAATAGAAGAGGCTGTTGCGAAAATAGAGCCAAGAAGAGAGGCGAAAGGTCTGCCGCCCATTACCGTAGCGGTGATGGGCTGTGCCGTCAATGGACCGGGAGAAGCCAAAGAAGCCGATTTCGGTGTAGCCGGCGGGGACGGAAAGGGACTGTTATTTGCAAAAGGTGAAATCCTTAAAACCGTTCCAGAAGATAAGATCGTGGAAGAACTGATTAAATTGATAGAGGTTTCCTGA
- a CDS encoding PolC-type DNA polymerase III, producing MENLIEGIINWNKLGDHPRDQYKFSLGRAQMSQESAALLLDIELNFVMPFEDTEKIRAIILNQISGLKDVKLHFKYADMVQTPEEIIRLCIEHMIDEVNGEYARSTKTIFPEESVLEGNILTVYALGAFVVKDLNTRVAALFERILKRDFDMNVRVIFENHRDEYKKVAHQKKAMEELEEKQLLEEQKRAAHLAAARPAPAAASHNGSSSYGDNNAGGGNKWSKRRKEEPVEGNRILGSSINTMSVKLSGVTQDSGTVTVEGILFRKDNRTIKNEKKLVTLLITDKTTSLCVKAFTSENKWNEIDEHLKNGDFVKIRGNAEWDTYENIVVVMARDIEKGQIKKREDHCQRKRVELHAHSKMSAMDGLNEIKDMVRTHEEWGHKAMALTDHGVVQGFPEASHSLSKGSQMKIIYGMEGYVFDDRDCINPDGTIDYKKKATNHIIILVRTQEGLKNLYKLVSISHLNYFYKRPRIPKSVLTAHREGLIIGSACEAGEVFRAVLEKKSEEEIEYLVNYYDYLEIQPIINNQFMVDKGMVKDKEGLRDLNREIVALGKKYNKPVVATTDAHYPEPEAALYRNILMAGQGYKDSGSQGLYLRTTQEMLDEFEYLGKEMAEQVVVENTNLIADMIDVISPVPKEKYPPKIEHAEETLKTKCYEKAWSIYGKPLPPEIQERLDAELVPIIREGYAVMYIAAEMLVQKSLSDGYLVGSRGSVGSSFAATMAGITEVNPLPPHYICPNCKYLEWGDNKEYDCGVDMEDKDCPKCGTPLKKDGFSIPFQTFLGFEADKEPDIDLNFAGEYQPVAHRYVDEIFGAKNVFKAGTIGTVATKTAYGFVMKYFEERQIPINKYEVERLSECCTGVRRTTGQHPGGIIIVPDDHEIYEFCPVQHPANDVNSDFITTHFDYHSIDQNLLKLDILGHDVPSMIRHLQDMTGLDPLTQVPLSDPKVNSIFNGIEGLDIKDLDYRFVHGSYGIPEFGTKFTRQMLDDTHPTRFADYVRISGFSHGTDVWINNAQEWIKSGQTTIKDAISTRDDIMNYLILKGLPKKSAFTIMEKVRKGKGVTDEDVSLMQEHDVPEWYIESCRRIKYMFPRAHAVAYVMMSYRIAYFKVYYPVEFYATYFTTKVSEFDADTILKGSSAVLEKMDGILAKGKNATKKEEDEVIVLEVAYEMYARGYEFMQAQLGLSHATKFYAKDGKVLLPFVALGGVGENAAKAIVEEYEKQPFETIDEIRERAKANKTAIEALRDHGVLKGLPESDQLCLF from the coding sequence ATGGAAAATTTGATAGAAGGGATCATAAACTGGAATAAGCTTGGAGATCATCCAAGAGACCAATATAAATTTTCGCTTGGAAGAGCTCAGATGTCACAGGAAAGTGCTGCACTTCTCCTGGATATCGAGCTCAATTTTGTTATGCCCTTTGAAGATACGGAAAAGATAAGAGCTATTATTTTAAATCAGATATCGGGGCTAAAGGACGTAAAGCTGCATTTTAAATATGCAGATATGGTTCAGACTCCGGAAGAAATTATAAGGCTCTGCATAGAGCATATGATTGATGAAGTGAATGGGGAATACGCCCGAAGCACCAAGACGATTTTTCCCGAAGAATCGGTTTTAGAAGGGAATATTCTTACCGTATATGCGCTGGGAGCATTTGTAGTCAAAGATTTAAACACCAGAGTAGCTGCGCTGTTTGAACGAATTTTAAAACGGGATTTTGATATGAACGTTCGAGTGATTTTTGAGAATCACAGGGACGAATATAAAAAAGTGGCTCATCAGAAAAAAGCTATGGAGGAGTTGGAGGAAAAACAGCTGCTGGAAGAGCAGAAAAGAGCGGCTCATTTGGCCGCTGCAAGGCCTGCACCCGCTGCAGCTTCCCATAACGGAAGCAGTTCCTACGGGGATAATAATGCCGGCGGAGGAAATAAATGGAGCAAGCGCCGAAAAGAAGAACCCGTGGAAGGAAACCGGATTCTTGGAAGTTCCATTAACACCATGTCTGTAAAGCTGTCCGGCGTAACACAGGACAGTGGCACGGTAACCGTAGAGGGAATTCTTTTCAGAAAAGATAACCGGACCATTAAAAATGAGAAAAAATTGGTCACACTGCTGATAACAGATAAAACCACCTCACTTTGTGTGAAGGCCTTTACCTCCGAAAACAAGTGGAATGAAATCGACGAGCATTTAAAAAACGGTGATTTCGTGAAAATTCGGGGAAACGCAGAGTGGGACACGTATGAAAATATTGTGGTGGTCATGGCACGGGACATTGAAAAGGGGCAGATTAAAAAGCGGGAAGATCACTGCCAGCGAAAGCGGGTCGAGCTTCACGCCCACTCTAAGATGAGCGCCATGGACGGACTCAATGAAATAAAGGATATGGTTCGGACTCATGAGGAATGGGGGCACAAAGCCATGGCTCTTACAGATCATGGTGTCGTTCAGGGCTTCCCTGAAGCGTCTCATTCCTTAAGTAAGGGCTCTCAAATGAAAATCATTTATGGGATGGAGGGGTATGTCTTTGACGACAGAGACTGCATCAATCCGGATGGGACGATTGATTACAAGAAAAAAGCCACCAATCATATTATTATTCTGGTAAGGACGCAGGAAGGCCTAAAAAATTTATATAAGTTAGTGTCCATTTCGCATTTGAACTATTTTTATAAGAGACCGAGAATTCCGAAGTCTGTTTTAACCGCCCATAGAGAGGGTCTGATTATCGGCTCGGCATGTGAAGCGGGAGAAGTTTTCCGAGCTGTTCTGGAAAAGAAAAGCGAGGAAGAAATCGAGTATTTGGTAAACTATTATGATTATCTTGAAATACAGCCTATCATCAACAATCAGTTCATGGTGGACAAGGGAATGGTCAAAGATAAAGAAGGGCTTCGGGATTTGAACAGGGAGATCGTTGCTCTGGGCAAAAAATATAATAAACCCGTTGTAGCGACCACAGACGCACACTATCCGGAACCGGAAGCCGCCTTATACCGAAATATTCTGATGGCGGGGCAGGGCTATAAGGACAGTGGGAGCCAAGGCCTGTATTTGAGGACGACTCAGGAAATGCTGGATGAATTTGAATACTTGGGAAAAGAAATGGCAGAACAGGTCGTGGTGGAAAATACCAACCTGATTGCGGATATGATCGACGTGATCAGCCCGGTCCCCAAAGAAAAGTATCCGCCGAAAATTGAACATGCAGAAGAGACCTTAAAGACGAAGTGCTATGAGAAAGCCTGGAGTATCTATGGGAAACCCCTTCCGCCGGAAATTCAGGAAAGGCTGGATGCGGAGCTGGTGCCGATTATCCGGGAGGGGTATGCGGTCATGTATATCGCCGCTGAAATGTTGGTGCAGAAATCCTTAAGCGACGGGTATCTGGTAGGCTCCCGAGGCTCCGTAGGTTCCTCCTTCGCCGCTACCATGGCAGGTATTACAGAAGTAAATCCGCTTCCGCCTCATTACATATGCCCCAACTGCAAGTATTTAGAGTGGGGGGACAATAAGGAATACGACTGCGGTGTGGACATGGAGGACAAGGATTGTCCGAAATGCGGAACGCCCTTAAAAAAAGATGGTTTTTCCATACCCTTTCAGACATTTTTGGGCTTTGAAGCCGATAAAGAACCGGATATTGACTTGAATTTCGCGGGAGAATATCAGCCGGTGGCCCATCGGTATGTGGATGAGATATTTGGAGCGAAAAATGTGTTCAAAGCGGGTACGATTGGTACAGTGGCCACAAAGACCGCTTACGGCTTTGTCATGAAGTATTTTGAAGAACGCCAGATACCGATTAATAAATACGAAGTGGAGCGGCTGTCTGAATGCTGTACCGGGGTACGAAGAACAACGGGCCAGCATCCGGGAGGAATTATTATCGTACCGGATGACCATGAAATCTATGAGTTCTGTCCGGTTCAACATCCGGCAAACGATGTGAATTCAGATTTTATTACTACGCATTTTGATTATCACTCCATCGATCAGAACCTGTTAAAGCTGGATATACTGGGGCACGATGTGCCGTCCATGATCCGTCATCTTCAGGATATGACTGGCCTGGACCCCTTGACTCAGGTTCCTTTATCCGATCCGAAGGTCAACAGTATATTTAATGGAATAGAGGGTCTTGACATCAAAGACCTGGATTATCGGTTCGTTCACGGGAGCTATGGAATCCCTGAATTCGGAACGAAATTTACCCGGCAGATGCTGGATGATACACATCCCACCCGATTTGCGGATTATGTGCGGATCTCCGGATTCTCACACGGCACAGATGTTTGGATCAATAATGCGCAGGAGTGGATCAAATCTGGACAGACTACCATTAAAGACGCCATTTCCACCCGTGACGACATCATGAACTATCTGATTTTAAAAGGACTGCCAAAGAAAAGTGCGTTTACCATTATGGAAAAGGTAAGAAAAGGAAAAGGTGTAACGGATGAGGATGTATCTTTAATGCAGGAGCACGATGTACCGGAATGGTATATCGAATCCTGCAGGCGTATCAAGTATATGTTCCCGAGGGCTCATGCAGTAGCCTATGTCATGATGTCTTACCGAATTGCGTATTTTAAGGTGTATTATCCGGTGGAATTTTATGCGACCTACTTTACCACAAAGGTCAGCGAATTTGACGCAGATACCATTTTAAAAGGTTCCTCCGCCGTTTTGGAAAAGATGGATGGTATTCTGGCTAAAGGCAAAAACGCCACGAAGAAGGAAGAGGATGAGGTCATTGTACTGGAGGTAGCCTATGAAATGTATGCGAGGGGGTACGAATTTATGCAGGCACAGCTTGGTCTGTCCCATGCCACAAAGTTCTATGCAAAGGACGGGAAAGTTCTGCTTCCATTCGTGGCACTAGGCGGAGTAGGAGAAAATGCGGCGAAAGCCATTGTAGAAGAGTACGAAAAGCAGCCGTTTGAAACCATAGACGAAATCAGAGAACGAGCGAAAGCGAATAAAACGGCCATAGAAGCCCTGCGTGATCACGGTGTATTGAAAGGACTTCCGGAATCCGATCAATTATGCTTATTTTAG
- a CDS encoding 1-deoxy-D-xylulose-5-phosphate reductoisomerase, giving the protein MKKIAILGSTGSIGAQALDIIDGHSDQLKVTVLACAKNIRKLCGQIEKYKPEIVVVHQEKDARQLSEKYPGVEVLYGTEGLIAAAESSYDLLLNSLVGILGLIPTYHAVCKGRDIALANKETLVAGGQIIMDQVKKNQVKMLPVDSEHSAIFQSLQGNKHQQLERIYLTASGGPFRGYTPEQLEEVTVEQALRHPNWHMGSKVTIDSASMMNKGLEVIEAKWLFNVPVSKIQIAVHPQSVVHSMVEYIDHSIIAQLGAPDMRVPISYAFGYPDRMENNAEALDLFGAGAELTFERPDTNVFKTIAIAYEAAEKGGTYPAVMNGANEALVQLFLEKKIKFTDIQNTIERIMNAHVPTYNLGLEEILEADRASRKMVYELLK; this is encoded by the coding sequence ATGAAAAAAATTGCAATTTTGGGAAGTACTGGCTCTATTGGTGCGCAGGCACTGGATATTATCGATGGGCACAGCGATCAGCTGAAAGTGACCGTGCTGGCCTGTGCGAAAAATATTCGGAAGCTTTGCGGTCAGATTGAAAAATATAAGCCGGAGATCGTAGTGGTTCATCAGGAAAAGGATGCCCGGCAGTTATCTGAGAAATATCCAGGCGTGGAAGTTCTATATGGGACAGAAGGCCTTATTGCGGCTGCCGAATCTTCATACGATCTGCTGCTGAATTCTCTGGTAGGCATACTGGGGCTGATTCCCACATATCATGCGGTCTGCAAGGGAAGAGATATTGCGCTGGCCAATAAGGAAACGCTGGTGGCAGGCGGCCAGATCATCATGGATCAGGTGAAAAAAAATCAGGTGAAGATGCTGCCGGTGGACAGTGAGCACAGTGCGATTTTTCAGTCTCTTCAGGGAAATAAGCACCAACAGCTGGAAAGGATTTATCTGACTGCTTCGGGGGGACCTTTCAGAGGATATACGCCGGAGCAGCTTGAAGAGGTTACGGTAGAGCAGGCCTTAAGGCATCCAAACTGGCATATGGGAAGCAAGGTCACCATAGATTCTGCTAGTATGATGAATAAAGGGCTGGAGGTCATAGAGGCCAAATGGCTGTTCAACGTACCGGTGTCCAAAATACAAATAGCAGTGCATCCTCAGAGCGTGGTGCATTCCATGGTGGAATATATCGATCATTCCATCATAGCTCAGCTGGGTGCTCCGGATATGAGGGTTCCCATCAGCTATGCGTTTGGGTATCCGGACAGAATGGAAAATAATGCAGAAGCCTTGGATCTGTTTGGAGCAGGAGCTGAGCTGACCTTCGAAAGGCCGGATACGAATGTATTTAAAACCATAGCCATAGCTTATGAAGCAGCAGAAAAGGGCGGAACCTATCCGGCTGTGATGAATGGGGCGAACGAGGCTCTGGTTCAACTATTTTTAGAAAAAAAGATTAAATTTACAGATATTCAGAATACTATAGAAAGAATAATGAACGCCCATGTGCCGACATATAATTTGGGGTTGGAAGAAATTTTAGAAGCGGACAGAGCTTCGCGAAAAATGGTATATGAGCTGTTGAAATAA